A single region of the Acidobacteriota bacterium genome encodes:
- a CDS encoding sigma-54-dependent Fis family transcriptional regulator translates to MPDQPKQTVLVVDDQESVRKQLYWALEENYRVLEASSRVEALALVEKEAIDVVLSDLRMPPALHDISEGLAILESVHKFNPLLPVIIITGDEDHETALQVVDRGAHNLFTKPFDVKEVEIVVRLAAQFYQLQKENLDLRNELRRGGDWQQGIVGSSPSLRRVIDQARAVAETSATVLVTGESGTGKEMLAKFIHNISPRARAPFIACNIAALPETLVESELFGHEKGAFTGAATRRQGRFELADTGTLFLDEIGEMSPAMQVKLLRVLQEREFERLGGQQKIKVDIRVIAATNRDLEQMIEAGQFREDLYYRLNIVNLELPPLRERPEDIPILANHFAMKAAAKHGKQQPSATQGFQDRLVSYRWPGNIRELENVIERAVVISQSPILDESLLPGKVLALENTVQNAPSQTAVPKLELVNGLLPPDLSFETAIQNFKRQLVAQALRECNASRSEAAHRLKISRQYLHRLINELKVEG, encoded by the coding sequence ATGCCCGATCAACCAAAACAAACCGTATTAGTGGTGGACGACCAGGAATCTGTGCGTAAACAGCTTTACTGGGCGCTGGAAGAAAATTACCGCGTTCTGGAAGCTTCTTCGCGCGTCGAAGCTCTGGCGTTGGTTGAAAAGGAAGCCATTGATGTTGTGCTCAGCGATCTGCGCATGCCGCCTGCTTTGCACGACATCAGTGAAGGGTTGGCGATTCTGGAATCGGTTCACAAATTCAATCCGTTGCTTCCAGTGATCATCATCACGGGCGATGAAGATCACGAAACCGCTTTGCAGGTGGTGGATCGCGGCGCGCATAACCTGTTCACCAAACCTTTCGACGTGAAGGAAGTCGAAATTGTCGTTCGATTAGCCGCCCAGTTTTACCAGCTTCAAAAAGAAAATCTGGATCTGCGTAATGAACTGCGCCGAGGCGGCGATTGGCAGCAGGGCATTGTCGGGTCCAGCCCGTCTTTGCGTCGCGTGATTGATCAGGCGCGCGCAGTCGCCGAAACCAGCGCAACTGTTTTGGTGACGGGCGAATCCGGCACCGGCAAGGAGATGCTGGCCAAGTTCATTCACAACATCAGCCCCCGCGCGCGCGCGCCGTTTATTGCCTGTAACATTGCGGCGTTGCCGGAAACACTGGTCGAATCGGAGCTTTTTGGACACGAAAAAGGCGCTTTCACAGGAGCGGCGACCCGGCGGCAAGGACGGTTTGAACTGGCCGATACCGGTACCTTGTTTTTGGATGAAATCGGCGAAATGTCGCCCGCAATGCAGGTCAAACTGTTGCGCGTGTTGCAGGAGCGCGAATTCGAACGGTTGGGCGGACAGCAAAAAATCAAAGTGGATATTCGTGTCATTGCCGCGACCAACCGCGACCTGGAACAAATGATCGAAGCCGGTCAGTTTCGCGAAGACCTGTATTACCGGTTGAATATCGTCAATCTGGAATTGCCGCCCTTGCGCGAGCGCCCCGAAGACATTCCGATTCTGGCCAATCACTTTGCCATGAAAGCCGCCGCCAAACACGGCAAGCAACAGCCGAGCGCAACGCAAGGGTTTCAGGATCGTCTGGTTTCGTACCGCTGGCCGGGCAATATTCGCGAATTGGAAAACGTCATCGAACGCGCCGTCGTCATCAGCCAATCGCCCATTCTGGATGAATCTCTGCTGCCCGGAAAAGTTCTGGCTCTGGAAAACACAGTCCAAAATGCTCCGAGCCAAACTGCCGTGCCCAAGCTGGAATTGGTCAATGGCTTGTTGCCGCCTGACCTGTCCTTTGAAACCGCGATTCAGAATTTCAAACGGCAACTGGTCGCTCAGGCTTTGCGCGAATGCAACGCTTCCCGCTCCGAAGCTGCTCACCGGTTGAAAATCAGCCGGCAATACCTGCACCGACTGATCAACGAGCTGAAAGTTGAAGGCTGA
- a CDS encoding HAMP domain-containing protein, producing the protein MAIRAKLVIIFFAFIIVPMFLLWARWQDTAVNSIKSVLKQELSDRAREISDQIDENLAADKAQILKLTQQPLLKNYARIAQQSAQALPDKTLSTDLSVFLLANQPKYSALSGVNRQGVPLFKLEVQADANGLGKPVIIDKDFSADDRIAMPTGFSEAAPDVVFATEIQSDANGANLYLIAPLRDEGNNITSALVLKMRAEQLVGDAVGPRPVAKAGRSRTSRPEAIILSPQGTVIYAAETAKQGRPYTEAFRDLQRPMASLAKEADKDTDDWTPWLVRHRLREGSPQLSIFMVENYSGAVDQIEFSSYVLLALTMLLVIVAMLTLYYLISSITDSIRKVTRGARAIATGNLGYQIKVKAKDETRVLAESFNRMAGRLREMIRKEGEQKQFESFARLSAVLTHDLKNQILSLSLLVNNMERKFNREGFREDAMRTLSETVNNLQGLVSKLSDPRTPTKRIREKSNLTQLCERVLNRTAAQAANKYQISTQLTPELSANVDGKAIERVIENLVINALEAMPNGGALRVSTRQDNGNAIIAVADSGKGMTEEFVRERLFHPFATTKKKGIGLGLYSCRDIVEQHGGRIDVSSKVDVGTEFRIVLPQQVEEQKAEVQAAAV; encoded by the coding sequence ATGGCGATTCGCGCAAAGCTGGTCATCATTTTTTTTGCGTTCATCATCGTTCCGATGTTCTTGCTGTGGGCGCGCTGGCAGGACACGGCGGTCAACAGCATCAAATCGGTTCTGAAACAGGAACTGTCAGATCGAGCGCGGGAAATTTCTGACCAGATTGACGAAAATCTTGCGGCGGACAAAGCCCAAATTCTAAAATTGACGCAACAACCGCTGTTGAAAAATTATGCCCGCATTGCCCAACAAAGCGCCCAAGCCCTCCCAGACAAAACCTTAAGTACTGACCTTTCCGTGTTTCTGTTGGCAAATCAACCAAAATACTCGGCTCTGAGCGGCGTGAATCGGCAAGGGGTTCCGCTGTTCAAACTGGAGGTCCAAGCTGATGCCAATGGATTGGGCAAGCCAGTTATCATTGATAAGGATTTTTCCGCTGACGACAGAATCGCTATGCCGACCGGATTTTCCGAAGCCGCGCCGGATGTCGTTTTCGCAACCGAGATTCAATCAGACGCCAACGGAGCCAATTTATACCTGATTGCTCCGCTCAGAGATGAAGGCAACAACATTACTTCCGCATTAGTTCTGAAAATGCGGGCGGAGCAATTGGTTGGCGATGCCGTCGGGCCGCGTCCAGTTGCTAAAGCCGGGCGGTCACGCACGTCACGTCCGGAGGCCATTATTCTCTCGCCGCAAGGCACGGTGATTTACGCCGCAGAGACGGCAAAACAGGGACGGCCCTACACCGAAGCCTTCCGCGATCTCCAACGTCCAATGGCCTCACTGGCAAAAGAGGCTGACAAAGATACTGACGATTGGACTCCTTGGTTGGTGCGGCACCGGTTGCGAGAGGGAAGTCCACAGCTTTCGATCTTTATGGTCGAAAATTACAGCGGCGCCGTGGATCAGATTGAATTTTCCAGCTATGTGCTGCTGGCGCTGACGATGTTGCTGGTGATTGTGGCGATGTTGACGCTGTATTACTTGATCAGCAGCATCACGGATTCGATTCGCAAAGTGACCCGCGGAGCGCGCGCCATTGCCACTGGCAATCTGGGATACCAGATCAAAGTCAAAGCCAAGGACGAAACGCGCGTCTTGGCCGAATCCTTCAACCGTATGGCGGGTCGCTTGCGCGAAATGATTCGCAAGGAAGGCGAACAGAAACAATTTGAATCCTTCGCGCGGTTGTCGGCTGTACTGACCCACGACCTGAAGAATCAGATTTTGTCTTTGTCGTTACTGGTCAACAACATGGAGCGCAAGTTCAATCGCGAAGGGTTTCGCGAAGACGCGATGCGCACCCTGTCGGAAACGGTCAACAACCTGCAAGGATTGGTTTCCAAGTTGTCCGATCCGCGAACTCCCACCAAACGCATTCGCGAAAAATCCAACCTGACGCAACTGTGCGAACGCGTGTTGAATCGCACCGCCGCGCAAGCCGCCAACAAATACCAGATTTCAACTCAGTTGACGCCGGAACTAAGCGCCAACGTGGATGGCAAGGCAATTGAACGGGTGATCGAAAATCTGGTGATCAATGCACTGGAGGCCATGCCCAACGGCGGGGCGTTGCGTGTTTCCACCCGGCAGGACAACGGCAACGCCATCATCGCGGTTGCCGACAGCGGCAAAGGGATGACCGAAGAGTTTGTCCGCGAACGGCTTTTTCATCCGTTCGCCACAACCAAGAAAAAGGGAATCGGGTTGGGGCTTTATTCCTGCCGCGACATCGTCGAACAACATGGCGGACGCATTGATGTCAGCAGCAAGGTGGACGTGGGCACGGAATTTCGGATCGTGCTGCCTCAACAAGTCGAAGAGCAAAAAGCGGAAGTGCAAGCGGCGGCAGTTTGA